In Zygosaccharomyces rouxii strain CBS732 chromosome D complete sequence, one DNA window encodes the following:
- the ALB1 gene encoding Alb1p (similar to uniprot|P47019 Saccharomyces cerevisiae YJL122W Hypothetical ORF) translates to MPSKNSVNRPKLTENLRHKNHALARKRADRERRGLINPPRSHEDSKSGQAKSESVDLYLKGNPQGSVITTKTLSKKRQQKIERNMKYAEKRKLLTDVQAKLEDEMDVEDENEPKEESKRSVKDAFWSALEDTQSSANLCQDGQGTTLGGPLYP, encoded by the coding sequence ATGCCCTCCAAGAATTCTGTCAACAGACCAAAGCTTACTGAGAACCTTCGTCACAAGAACCATGCTCTTGCAAGGAAAAGAGCAGACCGTGAGAGGAGGGGTTTGATAAATCCACCAAGATCACACGAGGATTCCAAGAGTGGACAAGCCAAATCTGAATCAGTTGACCTATATTTGAAGGGAAATCCCCAGGGTAGTGTCATCACAACCAAGACCTTGTCAAAGAAGCGTCAACAGAAGATTGAAAGAAATATGAAATATGCagagaagaggaaattgCTTACTGATGTGCAGGcaaaattagaagatgagatggatgtggaagatgagaatgagCCCAAGGAAGAAAGTAAACGTTCTGTTAAGGACGCATTCTGGAGCGCATTAGAAGATACTCAAAGTAGTGCAAATCTCTGTCAAGATGGCCAAGGTACAACGCTTGGTGGGCCATTATACCCTTAG
- the FMP46 gene encoding putative redox protein (similar to uniprot|P36141 Saccharomyces cerevisiae YKR049C FMP46 The authentic non-tagged protein was localized to the mitochondria), whose product MSLFRSLQHQPRVITLFTHSLQQNSSQRILESLRANTSGKFKFELESKFPTLDQLRYMQSVNPTILSTQVPNVKSVLAKPSHDPLFQSELEKCVKGGQWNPNSSMWVDWEQQRMGNERYEW is encoded by the coding sequence ATGTCATTATTTCGATCATTACAACATCAACCTCGTGTGATAACACTTTTTACACATAGTCTACAACAAAATTCGAGCCAAAGGATCCTTGAGTCTTTAAGGGCCAATACATCAggcaaattcaaattcgaACTAGAGAGTAAATTTCCAACTTTAGACCAACTGAGGTACATGCAATCTGTTAATCCAACTATTCTCTCAACACAAGTACCAAATGTGAAAAGTGTCTTGGCGAAGCCATCTCACGACCCTCTTTTTCAAAGTGAATTAGAGAAATGTGTAAAAGGGGGTCAGTGGAATCCCAACAGCTCAATGTGGGTCGATTGGGAGCAACAGCGCATGGGTAATGAACGATATGAATGGTAG
- the NAP1 gene encoding histone chaperone NAP1 (similar to uniprot|P25293 Saccharomyces cerevisiae YKR048C NAP1 Protein that interacts with mitotic cyclin Clb2p required for the regulation of microtubule dynamics during mitosis controls bud morphogenesis involved in the transport of H2A and H2B histones to the nucleus) → MSEPIRAKPKSSMKIDNAPTPHNTPASVMNNSFLKNGNPVQNRKDNSNSESNKGTTAAATPPTNEAPQTIKEEDMQGALTNQPLLLQSIQEKLGSLVGQDSGYVDQLPIQIRNRIYGLKKLQNDLFAIEKDFQVEMFELEQKYLQKYAPLHDRRRRIVAGDDEPSSQEVTKGKEIERLEKADQGEDEDDEDDETNQMTGEDDKTDVKGIPSFWLTALENLPVVSDTITDRDAEVLDYLQDVQLQYLTEGKPGFKLVFTFDKDVPFFDNTVLTKTYYYQTELGYSGDFIYDHAEGDKINWTDNECNVTITVEKRKQRNKVTKQVRTIEKITPVESFFNFFDPPRAPSSAEKDSEPEQQDPAAETAEEGLEDEEELEELEQRLALDYSIGEQLKDKLIPRAIDWFTGAALEFEFDNEQDDEFEEGDEDEDEDEDEDEDENDDDDDDDEEEEDDFAGKKENPPECKQS, encoded by the coding sequence ATGTCAGAACCCATCAGAGCTAAGCCAAAATCTTCTATGAAGATTGATAATGCTCCAACTCCTCACAATACTCCTGCTAGCGTAATGAATAACagttttttgaaaaacGGTAATCCTGTGCAGAACAGAAAGGACAATAGCAACAGCGAATCTAACAAAGGTACTACTGCTGCTGCTACTCCTCCCACCAATGAAGCACCTCAGACTATtaaggaagaagatatGCAAGGTGCATTGACCAACCAACCGCTGCTTCTACAAAGTAttcaagaaaaattgggatCACTAGTGGGTCAAGATAGCGGATACGTGGACCAGTTACCAATACAGATCAGAAATCGTATCTATggattaaagaaattacaaaatgatCTTTTCGCcattgaaaaggatttCCAAGTGGAAATGTTTGAACTAGAACAAAAATACTTGCAGAAATATGCCCCATTACATGATCGTCGTCGTCGTATAGTtgctggtgatgatgaaccttCGAGTCAAGAGGTCACCAAGGGTAAAGAAATCgaaagattggaaaaagCAGACCAAGGagaagacgaagatgatgaagatgatgaaacaAATCAGATGACTGGTGAAGACGACAAGACAGATGTTAAAGGTATTCCATCATTCTGGTTGACAGCATTAGAAAATTTGCCTGTGGTCTCCGATACCATTACTGATCGTGACGCTGAAGTTCTAGATTATTTGCAAGACGTACAATTACAGTATTTGACCGAAGGTAAACCAGGTTTCAAATTGGTTTTCACATTTGACAAAGATGTACCATTCTTTGATAACACAGTTTTGACAAAGACTTACTACTATCAAACCGAATTGGGTTATTCAGGTGATTTTATCTACGATCACGCTGAGGGTGACAAGATTAACTGGACAGACAACGAATGCAATGTTACTATTACAGTGGAAAAGCGTAAACAGAGGAATAAGGTTACCAAGCAAGTTCGTACTATCGAAAAAATTACACCGGTGGAatccttcttcaactttttcGATCCACCAAGAGCACCAAGCAGCGCAGAAAAAGATTCAGAACCAGAACAACAAGACCCTGCAGCTGAAACCGCTGAGGAAGgattggaagatgaagaagaattagaagaacTCGAACAACGATTGGCTCTTGACTATTCTATTGGTGAACAGTTGAAAGATAAATTGATTCCTCGCGCTATCGATTGGTTTACCGGGGCAGCACTGGAATTCGAATTCGACAACGAgcaagatgatgaattcgaagaaggtgatgaggatgaagatgaagatgaagacgaggatgaagatgagaatgatgacgatgatgacgatgatgaagaagaagaggacgATTTTGCGGGCAAGAAAGAGAATCCGCCTGAGTGTAAGCAGTCTTAA
- the PHO86 gene encoding Pho86p (similar to uniprot|P46956 Saccharomyces cerevisiae YJL117W PHO86 Protein specifically required for packaging of the high-affinity phosphate transporter Pho84p into COPII coated vesicles for transport to the plasma membrane transcription and localization are regulated by phosphate levels) yields MSREVKNRKASKQVDARLSEPLNSETPPTIGSTDLKPEYATAALNMAADFVKQKQSLANMSILGHPLIVVFVWMVAIYFAAPKVTIPTDNGNGSFINFIWQAFSKNKSVVPTVIFFGCLSTMIVFTLMSRVTETFFNSLSRDIIDTQGENVFGVDLKKLAERKCTSQELEQAKNTYIVVYRDTPVALVSLVENKILTTKDNLVMSVSTMGCRKVYEKSGIIEDLIDWCTIRTKQKYVQGDYTGKMKLLIDVYSFDVDTKAILKRKGFTLLKNAKVHESFILGKLFGMKKELWGLQFHFEKPKISEIK; encoded by the coding sequence ATGTCAAGAGAGGTTAAGAATAGAAAGGCTTCGAAGCAGGTAGATGCACGTCTGAGTGAACCTTTAAACAGTGAGACACCTCCTACAATCGGAAGTacagatttgaaaccagAATATGCCACTGCTGCGTTGAATATGGCTGCTGACTTTGTCAAGCAGAAACAGTCGCTAGCCAACATGAGCATATTAGGTCATCCGTTGATAGTGGTATTCGTATGGATGGTTGCCATCTATTTCGCGGCTCCTAAGGTAACAATACCAACTGATAACGGTAATGGTagtttcatcaattttatttggCAGGCGTTCTCCAAAAACAAATCTGTGGTACCCACCGTTATTTTTTTCGGATGTTTGAGTACAATGATTGTATTTACGTTAATGTCCAGAGTTACTGAGactttctttaattctttgagTAGGGATATTATTGATACACAAGGTGAGAATGTGTTTGGCgttgatttgaaaaaactagCTGAAAGAAAATGCACTAgtcaagaattggaacaagCTAAAAATACTTATATCGTGGTTTACAGAGATACACCAGTGGCACTTGTATCATTAGTGGAAAACAAAATTCTGACTACGAAGGATAATTTGGTAATGAGCGTTTCTACGATGGGATGCCGTAAAGTTTATGAAAAGAGTGGTATCATTGAGGATTTAATCGATTGGTGTACTATACGCACAAAGCAAAAGTACGTGCAGGGAGATTACACAGGTAAAATGAAACTATTAATTGATGTCTATTCATTTGATGTTGATACCAAGGCGATTTTAAAGAGGAAGGGTTTTACCTTGTTAAAAAATGCCAAAGTGCATGAAAGTTTTATCCTCGGTAAACTCTTTGGTATGAAAAAGGAACTCTGGGGTCTACAAttccattttgaaaaaccCAAGATTAGTGAGATTaaatag
- a CDS encoding uncharacterized protein (some similarities with uniprot|P36138 Saccharomyces cerevisiae YKR045C), giving the protein MSYTFCSAALLRFLFFQSYSHYNLFSSLYLLSSSNRFRDGYQLASIMSNNNAGVNDHTFQGRKKKLSVWVKKIIQPAKESGPAATTVTHANNSTNHGQGSSTIKRASPSSISSRPAETIGSPFQYGGAGYCAEGDDEAARVHIQVQDQDQDENQDEDYYDNNGEIESNSQISTRAIRELSPARTDSMKVFWGDDPKRLRSEADSDLMVPSRDDDSDSTDNVSIQALFSMGSSSFKSSTFSDVHSLQSTRATVVSGRTTETNSSTVAIPPASILDRTRHGGSAANSTTTTNLGSPTPSLHHHGHHHHHHHHHPPHSRHISRPNSIRQMPLQRERENNAATATIK; this is encoded by the coding sequence ATGTCATATACATTTTGTAGCGCCGCGTTGTTGCggtttctcttctttcaatcATATTCACATTATAACctcttctcttctctttatcttttatcatcatcaaatcgATTCAGAGATGGATACCAGCTAGCGTCAATAATGTCGAATAATAATGCCGGAGTAAACGATCATACATTCCAAgggaggaagaagaagttatCAGTTTGGGTTAAAAAGATAATTCAGCCCGCTAAAGAAAGTGGCCCCGCAGCTACAACAGTGACGCATGCGAATAACAGTACGAATCATGGACAAGGATCTTCGACCATTAAACGGGCTTCTCCATCTTCCATTTCTTCACGCCCTGCTGAAACCATAGGTTCGCCATTCCAATATGGCGGAGCTGGTTACTGTGCTGAAGGggatgatgaagctgcTCGGGTTCACATTCAGGTGCAGGATCAGGATCAGGATGAAAATCAAGATGAGGATTATTATGATAACAATGGAGAgattgaatcaaattcacAAATTTCAACACGAGCCATAAGAGAGCTTTCACCGGCGAGAACGGATTCCATGAAGGTATTTTGGGGTGATGACCCAAAGAGATTACGTTCCGAGGCAGATTCAGATTTAATGGTGCCGTCTAGAGACGACGATTCAGATAGTACTGACAACGTCAGCATTCAAGCTCTTTTCTCTATGGGTTCATCgtctttcaaatcttctacTTTTTCAGATGTACACTCTTTACAATCTACAAGAGCTACAGTTGTATCAGGCAGAACAACGGAGACAAATTCGTCCACAGTTGCTATACCACCGGCAAGCATTTTAGATAGGACAAGACATGGTGGTTCTGCTGCCAATTCTACTACGACTACGAATTTGGGTTCACCGACTCCATCACTCCATCACCACGGccatcatcaccatcaccaccaccaccatccTCCACACTCAAGACACATATCAAGGCCAAACAGCATTAGACAGATGCCATTACAAAGGGAAAGGGAGAACAATGCGGCCACGGCTACTATAAAGTAA
- the SHB17 gene encoding sedoheptulose-bisphosphatase (similar to uniprot|P36136 Saccharomyces cerevisiae YKR043C Hypothetical ORF) — protein MTTSSPKPTPTPRCVIIRHGQTEWSVSGQYTGKTDLPLTEKGEKLVCDSAEALFRNNLLNPDHITYVFTSPRQRSIKTMELMLSSLTEEQKSKIKVVVDDDLQEWDYGDYEGKLTSEIRELRKSRGLDKERPWVIWRDGCEGGESSDQVAMRVSRAIARIQSLHDQHLKQGITSDILVFAHGHLLRYFAAIWTGLGEEAEMSPKDAAVRACQDPDVPHITLEKYHYMHRNPKLMLDAGGVGVLSYEHNNCAEPAMVIAGPFTVN, from the coding sequence ATGACTACATCATCACCTAAACCTACACCAACACCACGTTGCGTTATCATTAGACATGGTCAAACTGAATGGTCAGTGTCCGGTCAATACACTGGTAAGACCGATTTGCCTCTAACTgaaaaaggtgaaaagTTGGTATGCGACTCAGCTGAAGCTCTGTTCAGGAATAATCTGCTTAATCCAGATCACATTACCTATGTGTTTACCAGTCCACGTCAAAGATCTATCAAGACTATGGAATTGATGTTATCCTCATTGACCGAAGAacaaaaatcaaagataaaAGTAGTTGTGGATGacgatttacaagaatgGGATTATGGTGATTATGAAGGTAAACTGACCTCAGAAATTCGTGAACTTCGTAAGTCTCGTGGATTGGATAAAGAGAGACCATGGGTTATTTGGAGAGATGGTTGTGAAGGTGGTGAAAGTTCCGACCAGGTTGCCATGCGTGTATCAAGAGCCATAGCGAGAATTCAATCGCTGCACGATCAACATTTGAAGCAAGGTATCACATCCGATATTCTGGTGTTTGCACACGGACATTTGTTGCGTTACTTCGCTGCCATCTGGACAGGGTTAGGTGAAGAAGCGGAAATGAGTCCAAAGGATGCCGCTGTTAGGGCTTGTCAAGATCCAGACGTCCCTCATATTACATTGGAAAAATACCATTATATGCACAGAAATCCAAAATTAATGCTTGATGCTGGTGGTGTCGGTGTTTTGTCTTATGAACATAACAACTGCGCTGAGCCTGCTATGGTTATCGCAGGCCCATTCACAGTCAACTAG
- the UIP5 gene encoding Uip5p (similar to uniprot|P36137 Saccharomyces cerevisiae YKR044W UIP5 Protein of unknown function), which yields MKRDAAIQLVIITGILLLFAVGQTCWKNTHSSLEQQENVLHLRPSQVKRIENKDASLQVPFLDKISKHWYVGGSPEIRNSEYVRLTNIGSPGSHGSVVSNGLGDNTINDFEIVVKFRIMSKDQHRKTPSGNSPSMGDGMAIVISSEKDFVSPESYASGYARKQFDLNSGGVLLGNTEMMGFPKNLPGLSLVIDTFQNSDRSRTKIPFLDIHVNTSPRDQKYDFPSDGADTTALKLLKDPIRLTQRCVKGDLTQFRIIYMESINTLKIDAKYAHEGDYWIELFHSQLDIKLPKNSRNGQRYVGVGALTGQLTETVDVFSIETNEFHSENHDESAETSFDYAKEVQMFLAQEFDRKVSLEEDEFQKWKIARAQPNLAIQEVQRESSSPLSPPRRSKSIFGWFGKSVAFSILTVAFYLTSVYIRVSIKHINNTHRRKRAQSIGLLPI from the coding sequence ATGAAGAGAGATGCAGCTATTCAACTCGTAATAATAACTGGTATATTGTTACTGTTCGCCGTCGGTCAAACTTGCTGGAAAAATACGCACTCATCGTTGGAACAGCAGGAAAATGTATTACATCTTAGACCATCACAAGTGAAGCGCATCGAAAATAAAGATGCAAGTCTTCAAGTGCCGTTTCTCGACAAAATTAGCAAGCACTGGTATGTCGGAGGCAGTCCCGAGATCCGCAATTCTGAATACGTTAGATTGACCAACATCGGCTCCCCAGGTAGCCACGGATCAGTCGTTTCCAATGGACTCGGTGACAACACTATAAacgattttgaaattgtagTGAAATTCAGGATTATGTCCAAAGACCAGCATAGAAAGACACCGAGTGGCAATTCACCATCGATGGGCGATGGTATGGCTATTGTTATTTCTTCAGAAAAAGATTTCGTTTCACCAGAATCCTACGCATCTGGCTATGCAAGGAAACAATTCGATTTAAATTCTGGTGGTGTTCTGCTAGGTAATACAGAAATGATGGGGTTCCCCAAAAATTTACCGGGTCTTAGTCTCGTCATTGacacttttcaaaatagcGATCGTTCAAGGACAAAGATTCCATTTCTCGATATCCATGTAAATACTTCACCAAGGGATCAAAAATATGATTTTCCAAGTGATGGCGCTGATACGACTGCATTAAAATTATTGAAGGATCCCATAAGATTAACGCAGAGGTGTGTCAAGGGCGATTTGACCCAGTTTAGAATAATCTACATGGAAAGCATTAATACTCTAAAAATCGATGCGAAGTATGCACACGAGGGTGACTATTGGATTGAATTATTCCATTCACAATTGGACATCAAACTACcgaaaaattcaagaaacGGTCAGAGGTACGTCGGTGTCGGTGCACTCACAGGCCAGCTTACAGAAACTGTTGACGTTTTCTCCATAGAGACCAATGAGTTTCATTCCGAGAACCATGACGAATCGGCAGAAACTTCATTTGATTACGCTAAAGAGGTCCAGATGTTTTTAGCTCAAGAATTCGATCGCAAGGTCTCGttagaagaagacgaatttcaaaaatggaaaattgcTAGAGCACAACCGAATTTAGCTATTCAAGAAGTACAGAGAGAATCATCATCGCCATTATCACCGCCACGAAGATCAAAATCCATCTTCGGTTGGTTTGGTAAAAGTGTGGCATTTAGCATTTTAACCGTTGCGTTTTATTTGACATCTGTATACATCAGAGTTAGCATCAAACACATCAACAACACTCATAGACGTAAAAGAGCTCAGTCGATTGGACTTTTACCTatataa
- the RPE1 gene encoding ribulose-phosphate 3-epimerase RPE1 (highly similar to uniprot|P46969 Saccharomyces cerevisiae YJL121C RPE1 D-ribulose-5-Phosphate 3-epimerase), with protein MVKPIIAPSILACDFANLGCECHKVINAGADWLHIDVMDGHFVPNITLGQPIVTSLRRSVPRGDDPNNTANKPAAFFDCHMMVENPERWVEDFAKCGADQFTFHYEATKDPVSLVKLIKSHGIRAACAVKPGTPVDVLFELAPHLDMALVMTVEPGFGGQKFMADMMPKVETLRSKFPHLDIQVDGGLGKATIPQAAEAGANVIVAGTSVFTATDPEEVISFMKGEVSKNLESRKLLT; from the coding sequence ATGGTTAAACCAATTATTGCCCCTAGTATTCTTGCATGCGATTTTGCCAACTTGGGTTGTGAATGCCATAAAGTCATCAATGCAGGTGCAGACTGGCTACACATAGATGTCATGGATGGTCATTTCGTTCCAAACATTACACTAGGACAACCAATCGTTACTTCCTTGCGTCGTTCAGTTCCTCGTGGCGATGACCCCAACAACACTGCAAACAAACCAGCTGCATTCTTTGATTGCCATATGATGGTTGAAAACCCTGAACGTTGGGTAGAGGATTTTGCTAAATGTGGTGCAGATCAATTTACCTTCCACTACGAAGCTACGAAAGATCCAGTATCCCTTGTCAAGTTAATCAAATCTCATGGCATCAGAGCTGCATGTGCAGTTAAACCAGGTACACCAGTCGACGTTCTATTCGAATTAGCACCTCATTTAGATATGGCACTAGTTATGACTGTCGAACCAGGATTTGGTGGCCAAAAATTTATGGCCGATATGATGCCTAAAGTTGAGACTCTAAGATCAAAATTTCCACATTTAGACATCCAAGTTGACGGTGGTCTTGGTAAAGCTACAATCCCACAGGCTGCCGAAGCCGGTGCCAACGTCATTGTCGCAGGTACCAGTGTCTTCACCGCAACGGATCCAGAAGAAGTTATTTCATTCATGAAAGGTGAAGTTTCTAAAAACTTGGAATCCAGAAAATTGCTAACCTAA
- the MTC1 gene encoding DUF5427 domain-containing protein MTC1 (similar to gnl|GLV|CAGL0L05522g Candida glabrata CAGL0L05522g and weakly similar to YJL123C uniprot|P47018 Saccharomyces cerevisiae YJL123C Hypothetical ORF), producing MADKSKEDDVFEFLESLPEAKGGADSKGDKKEKTEEKKSGGKQGNEDIMDFLDELEKSNLSVPKKEEAQEKKKEEISKMKPSKEEPSKEEPPKEEPPKEEAPKQELPKQEPLKEEAPKQEPPKKEQPKEVPPKESKGFHREGTPVESREDTPLNDPITSFSNWWSSSGSATVSNFWSKTTEQASQIKTRLAQEQLDLTSRLNTNTITDLARNLQKIVVGETEEVLRIHLVHDLVNFSFLQTIVDQKFDEVFSSQVQGGIRVFSDQWGHPHRTEDEMNFHFTSQQPKLNIFTGKITDGEKLAFANLENSIKLFQKAHEEFMRQKEAHSTATNERQEQEQDGEDADDDEKDDQEDRISDIFISILPIAIPTKQEDENEIVTTDPHQPGNFSFTVVLKDITNDVSTITRSQSFPLKWVSWLEGDSEWKTKGKKEQEGKEQEGKQQQQQQQQQQEDDEDEDVDPSDWVRDWVEDGLNVAFGVVAQNYVIKRMGF from the coding sequence ATGGCTGATAAGAGTAAGGAAGACGACGTTTTCGAATTCTTGGAATCGTTACCAGAGGCTAAGGGAGGTGCTGATAGTAAAGGTGATAAGAAGGAGAAGActgaagagaagaaaagcGGTGGTAAACAGGGGAATGAAGACATTATGGACTTtttagatgaattggaaaagagtAACTTGAGCGTCCCCAAGAAGGAAGAGGctcaagaaaagaagaaagaggaaATATCAAAGATGAAACCATCAAAGGAGGAACCATCAAAGGAAGAACCACCAAAGGAGGAACCACCAAAGGAAGAGGCACCAAAGCAGGAACTACCAAAGCAGGAACCACTAAAGGAAGAGGCACCAAAACAGGaaccaccaaagaaggagCAGCCAAAGGAGGTGCCACCAAAGGAATCTAAAGGGTTTCATAGAGAAGGCACACCAGTCGAATCTAGAGAAGACACACCGTTGAATGATCCAATTacttccttttcaaattggtgGTCTTCATCAGGATCAGCAACTGTTTCCAACTTTTGGTCCAAGACAACAGAACAAGCCTCACAAATTAAGACTCGTTTAgcacaagaacaattagATTTGACTTCAAGGCTCAATACAAATACAATTACAGACTTAGCAAGAAATTTGCAAAAAATTGTGGTCGGAGAAACTGAAGAAGTGTTGAGAATTCATTTAGTTCATGATTTGGTgaatttctcatttttACAAACTATTGTAGACCAAAAATTCGATGAAGTCTTTAGTTCTCAAGTACAGGGGGGCATTAGAGTATTTTCAGATCAATGGGGTCATCCTCATAGAACggaagatgagatgaacTTTCATTTTACCAGCCAGCAACCAAAGTTAAACATTTTTACAGGTAAGATAACAGATGGTGAGAAATTAGCATTTGCAAATTTAGAAAACTCAATCAAGCTTTTCCAAAAAGCTCATGAAGAGTTTATGAGGCAAAAGGAGGCTCACTCAACTGCAACCAATGAAAGACAAGAGCAGGAACAAGATGGAGAAGACGCAGACGATGACGAAAAAGATGATCAAGAGGATCGTATCAGTGATATCTTTATTTCAATCTTACCAATAGCTATCCCCACGAAGCAAGAAGacgaaaatgaaattgttACTACAGATCCTCATCAGCCAGGAAATTTTAGTTTTACCGTTGTGCTAAAGGACATTACCAACGATGTTTCCACAATCACTAGGTCTCAAAGCTTCCCTCTAAAATGGGTAAGCTGGCTAGAAGGTGATTCCGAGTGGAAGACAAAGGGTAAAAAGGAACAAGAGGGAAAGGAACAAGAGGGaaagcaacaacagcaacagcaacagcaacaacaagaagatgacgaggatgaagatgttgaCCCAAGCGATTGGGTTAGAGATTGGGTTGAAGATGGATTAAACGTCGCTTTCGGCGTGGTAGCTCAAAATTACGTTATCAAGAGAATGGGATTTTAA
- the PLN1 gene encoding Pln1p (weakly similar to uniprot|P36139 Saccharomyces cerevisiae YKR046C PET10 Protein of unknown function that co-purifies with lipid particles expression pattern suggests a role in respiratory growth computational analysis of large-scale protein-protein interaction data suggests a role in ATP/ADP exchange), whose product MTKPRQRRSSASLKVVVDKDMTDKFARNSPTLSHLYRYPLLANGVDSAVNLPLVNVVLSWVLLLADRSRSLLLDSQKAPRFIKVGYNLVAGTLYKIDELFALLVLREGLGVLVEQWKIHGNKPGLWFGYFLVDYWANVVNILLTHFVLGPKKLAATPVILPTTPDDEQHSLPHLEELATTTKGISKDLQEKIPTGYLEKTASYARTKYEKLFKPVAERVQTEYVDPTKAHALDTYKTVSSSYGANLRNSESIPRAIVSTGIDLKNITLENLKTTTAEVVEEESKKLQEEAQTQVPKLDSVPVSNGGNAE is encoded by the coding sequence ATGACTAAACCAAGACAACGCAGATCATCAGCAAGTCTAAAAGTTGTAGTTGATAAGGATATGACTGATAAATTTGCAAGAAATTCCCCTACTTTAAGCCATTTATACCGCTACCCGTTGTTGGCAAATGGGGTTGATAGTGCCGTGAATCTCCCCCTAGTTAATGTTGTGCTATCCTGGGTACTATTGCTAGCTGATAGAAGTCGTAGTCTTTTGTTAGATTCACAAAAGGCTCCTCGTTTCATCAAAGTTGGTTATAATTTAGTTGCTGGAACTCTTTATAAAATCGATGAGTTATTTGCTCTACTGGTACTAAGAGAAGGACTAGGTGTGTTGGTTGAACAATGGAAAATCCATGGCAATAAGCCAGGTCTGTGGTTCGGTTACTTTTTGGTTGATTACTGGGCCAACGTGGTAAATATTCTATTAACCCATTTTGTCTTGGGTCCGAAGAAGTTGGCAGCTACGCCTGTCATACTGCCAACGACACCAGATGACGAACAACATTCTTTACCTcatttggaagaattagCCACAACCACTAAAGGTATTTCCAAGGATCTTCAAGAGAAAATTCCAACCGGTTACCTCGAAAAGACAGCTAGTTATGCAAGAACtaaatatgaaaaattgttcaagcCCGTGGCGGAAAGAGTTCAAACTGAATATGTGGATCCAACAAAGGCACATGCACTTGATACGTATAAAACAGTTTCATCCTCGTATGGGGCCAATTTACGCAACTCCGAAAGTATTCCAAGAGCCATAGTCTCCACGGGGATCGATCTTAAGAATATCACTTTagagaatttgaaaaccACTACGGCAGAAGTGGTCGAGGAGGAGAGTAAGAAGTTGCAGGAAGAAGCCCAGACTCAAGTTCCTAAGTTAGACTCTGTGCCAGTTTCGAACGGCGGGAATGCCGAATAA